The Fulvivirga ligni genome window below encodes:
- a CDS encoding family 43 glycosylhydrolase, which translates to MITGASNIRYLMVIIGLFITVHVQAQYPPSHDPSQIIRDGSKYYIFSTGDGIWTMSSSSPDFTTWQAEPAPFANGWPSWINNYVSGFQGFFWAPDCIYMNGRYYLYYSASTGQRPCAIGVASTASLNNPNWVDHGMVVYSNNSTPYGSIDPDVFFDQQGRLWLAWGSHLMGIVLTELNPSTGKPYNANNYYNLADSPAHDLEAASIIYRNGYYYLFFNRNTCCAGTSSTYTIYMGRSTSVTGPYLDKNGNNCLSSGGSVFLSSSGRFIGPGHFGYSENRLTYHFYDGQDNGAPKVRVSTLGWDNGWPYAGSTPPSGPVVSGGTYRITPRHSGKAIDVVNCGNTDGTNVNQWSWLNNNCQKWVFTEVGGSYRVSPVSATNMALDVENCNSANLTNVRLWSWLNNNCQKWELLDRGSGYYSMRSVATGKCLDVNGISTADGANVIQYDCISGNYNQQFRFESTSASLLAKQGAVEAEIKLNEVYPNPVDDYLNIKLSDRIDGVTSFEIIDSSGKVWLKDSFKGQQYQIQTDRLPSGIYILNYENVAGSYTQKISKP; encoded by the coding sequence ATGATTACAGGAGCTTCAAATATCAGGTACTTAATGGTAATTATCGGCCTGTTTATAACTGTGCATGTACAGGCCCAATATCCACCAAGCCATGATCCGTCTCAGATTATAAGGGATGGCAGCAAATACTATATCTTCAGCACTGGTGACGGCATTTGGACCATGTCTTCGAGCTCGCCGGATTTTACTACCTGGCAGGCCGAGCCAGCACCTTTTGCTAACGGGTGGCCCTCATGGATCAATAACTATGTTTCTGGTTTTCAAGGTTTTTTCTGGGCACCGGACTGTATTTATATGAATGGGCGGTATTATTTATATTATTCAGCCTCTACCGGGCAAAGACCATGTGCTATCGGAGTGGCATCCACGGCCTCTCTCAATAATCCTAATTGGGTAGATCATGGTATGGTAGTTTATTCAAACAATAGCACCCCTTACGGTTCAATAGACCCAGATGTGTTTTTTGATCAACAAGGAAGGCTTTGGCTGGCATGGGGGTCTCATCTCATGGGCATAGTGCTTACAGAGTTGAACCCATCCACCGGTAAGCCTTATAATGCTAATAACTATTACAATTTGGCAGATAGTCCGGCCCACGATTTGGAAGCGGCCTCTATTATTTATCGAAACGGCTATTATTATTTATTTTTTAATAGGAATACCTGCTGCGCTGGTACCAGTAGCACCTATACCATCTACATGGGTAGATCCACCAGTGTTACAGGACCCTATCTGGATAAAAATGGCAATAACTGCTTGAGCTCAGGAGGCTCAGTTTTCTTAAGCTCTTCGGGGCGATTTATCGGCCCTGGACATTTTGGCTACTCCGAAAACCGGCTCACTTATCATTTCTACGACGGACAGGATAATGGAGCCCCTAAGGTTCGAGTATCTACTTTAGGCTGGGATAACGGCTGGCCTTATGCTGGCTCTACGCCGCCATCAGGCCCCGTGGTTTCTGGAGGTACTTATAGAATTACGCCTCGCCATAGTGGCAAAGCTATCGATGTAGTTAATTGTGGTAACACAGATGGAACAAACGTAAACCAATGGAGCTGGCTTAATAATAACTGCCAAAAATGGGTGTTTACAGAGGTTGGTGGCTCTTACCGAGTATCACCTGTAAGTGCTACTAATATGGCTTTGGATGTTGAAAACTGTAATAGTGCTAATCTCACTAATGTGCGGTTGTGGAGTTGGCTGAATAATAACTGTCAAAAGTGGGAATTGCTGGATCGTGGCAGTGGTTATTATTCCATGAGATCCGTGGCTACAGGTAAGTGCCTAGATGTCAATGGAATATCTACAGCTGATGGAGCCAATGTGATACAATATGATTGTATTTCTGGCAATTACAATCAGCAATTTAGGTTCGAAAGTACCTCTGCCTCATTATTAGCCAAACAGGGTGCAGTAGAAGCGGAAATTAAGCTGAATGAAGTGTATCCTAATCCCGTTGATGACTATCTCAATATAAAATTATCTGATCGTATTGATGGTGTTACGTCGTTTGAAATCATAGACAGTTCTGGAAAAGTTTGGCTGAAAGATAGCTTTAAAGGGCAACAGTATCAAATTCAGACAGACCGTCTGCCTTCAGGAATTTACATCCTTAATTATGAAAACGTGGCTGGTAGCTACACACAGAAAATCAGTAAGCCTTAG
- a CDS encoding ribulokinase, whose product MKNEYVIGLDFGTDSVRAVLTNADNGEELASHVHWYDRWRQKKYCEPHSNQFRQHPLDHIEGMEATIKTVVAQSQVDPAYIKGICIDTTGSSPVPVYKDGRPLALVEGFEENPNAMMVLWKDHTAIDEAAEINHLAKSWGGEDFTKYEGGIYSSEWFWAKILHIIREDKAVSEQAYTWMEHCDLMTYWLIVDRDLESFKRSRCAAGHKAMWHAAWGGLPADDFLSQLDPRLITLKNNLYQDTYTSDEVAGKLSKEWAQKLGLTEDTVVAVGTFDAHSGAVGAEVEEHTLVRVMGTSTCDIIVASNDAIGDNLVEGICGQVDGSVIPGMVGLEAGQSAFGDVLAWFGDILNWPLDHLLANSSLIDEATKQKLTAEIKQNLLKQLSDAAEKIPVSESAPVALDWVNGRRTPDANQALKGAMMNLTLGTQAPQIFRALVESICFGAKNIVDRFTNEGVRIDTVVGIGGVAKKSPFIMQTLANVLNMPIKIAVSEQAPALGAAMYAAVAAGIYTNIQEASSKMGSGFEAEYHPQHDQVELYKTLFTKYSELGAFVESITKTQKQPIHE is encoded by the coding sequence ATGAAAAACGAATACGTTATTGGCCTGGACTTCGGGACCGATTCCGTCAGGGCAGTATTGACCAATGCTGACAATGGCGAAGAATTGGCTTCACATGTCCATTGGTATGATCGCTGGAGGCAAAAGAAATACTGCGAGCCTCATTCCAATCAATTTAGACAACACCCTTTGGATCATATAGAAGGCATGGAAGCCACCATAAAAACAGTGGTGGCTCAGTCTCAGGTAGATCCGGCTTATATAAAAGGCATTTGTATAGACACCACTGGCTCTTCGCCGGTGCCGGTTTATAAAGATGGCAGACCATTAGCTTTAGTGGAAGGTTTTGAAGAAAACCCTAATGCTATGATGGTGCTTTGGAAGGATCATACGGCAATAGATGAGGCAGCAGAGATCAATCACTTAGCAAAAAGTTGGGGAGGAGAAGATTTCACCAAATATGAAGGAGGAATCTATTCTTCAGAGTGGTTTTGGGCTAAGATTTTACATATTATCAGAGAAGATAAAGCGGTTAGTGAGCAAGCTTACACCTGGATGGAGCACTGTGATTTAATGACTTACTGGCTCATTGTCGACAGGGATCTGGAATCTTTTAAAAGAAGCAGATGTGCTGCCGGGCACAAGGCCATGTGGCATGCTGCCTGGGGAGGTCTTCCCGCTGATGATTTCTTGTCACAACTGGATCCTCGCTTAATTACGCTTAAAAATAACCTGTACCAAGATACCTACACTTCAGATGAAGTGGCTGGAAAACTCAGCAAGGAATGGGCACAAAAGCTTGGCCTTACGGAGGATACAGTGGTGGCGGTAGGAACGTTTGATGCGCATTCGGGAGCGGTAGGAGCAGAGGTGGAGGAACACACTCTGGTTCGGGTAATGGGCACGTCCACTTGCGATATTATAGTGGCATCTAATGATGCTATCGGAGATAATCTGGTAGAAGGAATATGTGGCCAGGTCGATGGTTCGGTTATTCCTGGTATGGTAGGACTCGAAGCAGGGCAGTCTGCGTTCGGAGATGTGCTGGCTTGGTTTGGCGATATATTGAATTGGCCTCTGGATCATTTATTGGCTAACTCTAGCCTTATAGATGAGGCCACCAAACAAAAACTCACAGCTGAAATAAAGCAGAACCTTCTCAAACAACTTTCGGATGCTGCCGAGAAAATACCGGTATCAGAAAGTGCCCCGGTGGCCCTGGATTGGGTAAATGGCCGTAGAACACCTGACGCTAATCAAGCTCTGAAAGGAGCGATGATGAACCTTACTCTAGGCACACAGGCACCTCAGATATTTAGAGCGCTGGTGGAAAGCATCTGCTTCGGAGCAAAAAATATTGTTGACAGATTCACCAATGAAGGCGTAAGAATAGATACTGTAGTGGGAATTGGTGGTGTGGCTAAAAAATCACCATTTATCATGCAGACCCTGGCCAATGTGCTGAATATGCCTATTAAAATCGCTGTTTCAGAACAAGCGCCTGCTTTGGGGGCCGCTATGTATGCTGCCGTTGCAGCCGGAATTTACACCAATATTCAAGAAGCCTCTTCCAAAATGGGCAGTGGTTTCGAAGCTGAATATCATCCGCAACATGATCAGGTAGAGCTTTATAAAACACTGTTTACCAAATACTCTGAACTGGGAGCATTTGTAGAATCTATCACTAAAACTCAAAAGCAACCTATTCATGAGTAA
- a CDS encoding L-ribulose-5-phosphate 4-epimerase, with protein sequence MSKYKELKRECYEANMQLPALDLVVYTFGNVSAVDRKNGVFAIKPSGVPYDDLKPEDIVIVDFENNLVEGEMRPSSDTKTHAYLYKEWNEIGGISHTHATYSVAWAQAQRDIPIFGTTHADHLVADIPCAPPMPDEYIEGDYEHMTGKQILDCFATKGLSYQEVEMVLLGNHGPFSWGKTAAKAVYNSKVMEELAHMAYLTLQINPEAPRLKDALINKHYQRKHGKNAYYGQN encoded by the coding sequence ATGAGTAAATACAAAGAATTAAAAAGGGAATGCTACGAAGCCAATATGCAACTACCTGCTTTGGACCTGGTGGTGTACACCTTTGGAAATGTCAGTGCGGTGGATCGGAAGAATGGCGTATTTGCTATTAAACCTAGCGGTGTGCCTTATGACGATTTAAAGCCTGAGGATATAGTAATAGTAGATTTTGAAAATAATCTGGTCGAAGGTGAAATGAGGCCTTCTTCAGACACCAAAACACACGCTTATCTTTATAAAGAATGGAATGAAATAGGTGGTATTTCTCATACTCATGCTACCTATTCTGTAGCCTGGGCTCAGGCACAAAGAGATATTCCCATTTTCGGTACTACCCATGCTGATCATCTGGTGGCTGATATTCCTTGCGCCCCGCCCATGCCTGATGAGTACATTGAAGGCGATTATGAGCATATGACAGGAAAGCAAATTTTGGATTGCTTCGCCACTAAAGGACTTTCGTATCAAGAGGTGGAAATGGTTTTACTGGGCAATCACGGACCATTTTCATGGGGAAAAACGGCAGCCAAAGCTGTTTATAATAGTAAAGTAATGGAAGAGCTGGCCCATATGGCTTACCTCACCCTGCAAATAAACCCGGAAGCGCCACGACTAAAAGACGCACTCATCAACAAACACTATCAAAGGAAGCATGGCAAAAATGCTTACTACGGACAGAATTAA
- the araA gene encoding L-arabinose isomerase, protein MIDISQKEVWFVTGSQHLYGDEALQQVASHSEEVAKALNNSSHVPLKIVYKQLLTTPDEITQLMLEANSSQVCIGLIAWMHTFSPAKMWITGLNILKKPLVHLHTQFNAEIPWSSIDMDFMNLNQSAHGDREFGFMMTRMRKNRKVITGHWKSDAVQQKIGTWCRVAAGWADMQGAKIARLCDNMREVAVTEGDKVEAQMKFGFSVNGYDIPDLTKHFQQVGESEVKQLLDEYEASYDLTSALQKGGDKRSALEEAAKIELGLRSFLTDGGFKGFTDTFESLGTLKQLPGIAVQRLMADGYGFGAEGDWKTAALLRAMKVMNVGLDGGTSFMEDYTYHFGGDKSYVLGSHMLEICSSIAQSKPSCEIHPLSIGGKEDPVRLVFNTAPGNAINASLVDMGNRFRLLVNEVEAVKPLGDLPNLPVARVLWDAKPNLEIAATAWILGGGAHHTVYSQALTTEYMEDFAEMAGIELLVIDNDTRIRSFKDTLHANEVYYHLFQNGI, encoded by the coding sequence ATGATCGATATTTCGCAAAAGGAAGTGTGGTTTGTGACAGGAAGCCAGCATTTATATGGAGATGAAGCACTTCAGCAAGTGGCCTCTCATTCGGAAGAAGTGGCCAAAGCCTTAAACAATAGTAGTCATGTACCTCTCAAGATCGTCTATAAGCAACTACTAACCACACCTGATGAAATCACACAGCTGATGCTGGAAGCCAATTCATCACAGGTTTGTATAGGACTCATAGCCTGGATGCACACTTTCTCACCAGCTAAAATGTGGATCACCGGTTTAAATATTTTAAAGAAGCCATTGGTTCATCTACATACTCAGTTTAATGCTGAAATTCCTTGGTCTAGCATAGATATGGACTTTATGAACCTCAACCAATCGGCCCATGGTGATCGTGAGTTTGGGTTTATGATGACCAGAATGCGTAAAAACAGAAAGGTGATCACTGGCCACTGGAAGTCAGATGCTGTGCAGCAAAAAATTGGCACCTGGTGCCGCGTAGCTGCTGGCTGGGCAGATATGCAAGGTGCTAAAATTGCCCGTTTGTGCGATAATATGCGCGAAGTGGCCGTAACCGAAGGTGATAAAGTAGAGGCTCAAATGAAATTTGGCTTCTCTGTTAATGGATATGATATTCCAGATTTGACCAAGCATTTTCAGCAAGTAGGGGAGAGCGAAGTGAAGCAGCTTTTAGATGAATATGAAGCTTCTTATGATCTTACCAGTGCCTTACAAAAAGGTGGAGATAAGAGGAGTGCCCTTGAGGAGGCTGCTAAAATTGAGCTAGGTCTAAGATCATTTCTTACCGACGGAGGCTTTAAGGGGTTTACTGATACTTTTGAAAGCTTAGGTACTTTGAAGCAGCTTCCAGGTATTGCCGTGCAAAGGCTTATGGCTGATGGTTACGGTTTTGGTGCCGAAGGAGACTGGAAAACCGCCGCCTTGCTCAGAGCTATGAAAGTGATGAATGTAGGCCTTGATGGCGGCACCTCGTTTATGGAAGACTACACCTATCATTTTGGTGGTGATAAGTCTTATGTTCTGGGTTCACATATGCTTGAAATTTGTTCTTCTATAGCTCAAAGTAAGCCTTCATGTGAAATTCACCCGCTTTCTATCGGAGGCAAGGAAGATCCTGTAAGGTTGGTTTTCAATACTGCTCCTGGTAATGCTATCAATGCATCATTAGTGGATATGGGCAACAGATTTAGATTATTGGTGAATGAAGTGGAGGCTGTGAAGCCATTGGGCGATCTGCCGAACTTACCTGTAGCCAGAGTTCTTTGGGATGCTAAACCTAATTTGGAAATAGCTGCTACCGCCTGGATTTTAGGTGGTGGTGCACACCATACAGTATACAGTCAGGCGTTAACTACTGAATACATGGAAGACTTTGCAGAGATGGCTGGAATAGAACTATTGGTCATAGATAATGACACTAGGATCAGGTCGTTTAAGGATACTTTGCATGCTAATGAAGTGTATTATCACCTGTTTCAAAACGGAATCTAA
- a CDS encoding aldose epimerase family protein, translated as MKTKTAANFINVILLSIIIMTTSCSNPSKETESTEETAATDTVGITKEDFGTTADGEKVEEYTLTNSNGVEMKVITLGGIITSFKAPDNKGNMGDVVLGFREVKPYETESPYIGAIIGRYGNRIAKGKFSLDGQEYDLVTNNGANHLHGGTKGFDKVVWKAQEIKNPEAIGLKLTYLSKDMEEGYPGNLNVTVTYLLTNEDALEIDYTATTDKKTVVNLTQHTYFNLSADPNQSILDHELVVNASRFLPIDSSLIPTGELRDVEGTPFDFTSAKEVGTDIEKDDEQLKFGLGYDHCWVLDGEGMRKAATLYHKESGRFMEVWTTEPAIQVYSGNFLDGTLAGKDGIEYQKRSAICLETEHYPDSPNQEAFPSVILEPGQTYNTKTTYKFAVE; from the coding sequence ATGAAAACCAAAACCGCTGCTAACTTTATTAACGTTATACTGCTATCAATCATAATTATGACCACATCTTGTTCTAATCCGTCAAAAGAAACTGAATCTACCGAAGAAACTGCTGCAACAGATACTGTTGGCATCACTAAAGAAGATTTTGGAACCACAGCAGATGGAGAAAAAGTAGAAGAATACACACTTACCAATTCAAATGGTGTAGAGATGAAAGTGATCACGCTGGGAGGCATCATCACTTCATTCAAAGCACCAGACAATAAAGGCAATATGGGAGATGTAGTGCTCGGTTTTAGAGAGGTGAAACCCTACGAAACTGAAAGTCCATACATCGGCGCTATCATAGGAAGATATGGTAATAGAATTGCTAAAGGTAAGTTTTCCTTAGATGGTCAGGAATATGATTTGGTCACTAATAACGGTGCCAATCATCTTCATGGAGGCACGAAAGGTTTCGACAAAGTGGTGTGGAAAGCACAGGAGATCAAGAATCCTGAAGCTATAGGATTAAAGCTGACTTACCTGAGCAAGGATATGGAGGAGGGCTACCCTGGAAACCTGAATGTTACAGTGACTTATCTGCTAACTAATGAAGATGCTCTAGAGATAGATTACACGGCTACTACTGATAAGAAAACAGTGGTCAATTTAACTCAGCATACATATTTTAACCTTTCTGCAGATCCTAATCAGAGTATTTTAGATCATGAATTGGTGGTAAACGCCAGTAGATTTCTTCCAATAGATAGTTCGCTTATCCCAACAGGTGAGCTACGAGATGTGGAGGGTACACCATTTGATTTTACTTCCGCAAAAGAGGTGGGCACAGACATAGAAAAAGATGATGAGCAGCTCAAATTTGGGTTAGGATATGATCACTGCTGGGTGCTAGATGGTGAAGGCATGCGCAAAGCAGCTACTTTATATCACAAAGAAAGCGGCCGTTTTATGGAGGTGTGGACTACCGAACCGGCCATTCAGGTGTATTCTGGCAATTTCTTAGATGGTACCTTGGCCGGGAAAGATGGAATTGAATATCAGAAGAGATCGGCCATTTGCCTTGAAACAGAACATTATCCTGATTCACCTAATCAGGAAGCTTTTCCTTCTGTGATATTAGAACCAGGGCAGACTTACAATACCAAAACAACATACAAGTTCGCGGTGGAATAA
- a CDS encoding sodium:solute symporter, which yields MKTLDTLDWVFIGIYFLVLFGVAVWVILKKQKNTEDYFLAGRNVGWFVVGASIFASNIGSEHVVGLAGAGAGDKFPMLIYELHAWVVLMLGWVFLPFYARSGVFTMPEFLEKRFSSKSRWLLSVFSLLAYVLTKISVTIYAGGVVVSSLLGINFWVGALATVILTGAYTILGGMRAVVYTETLQTVVLIIGAATLTVMGLNAVGGFESMKDTLGPEYFNMWRPATDPDFPWPSLFFSSTIVGIWYWCTDQYIVQRVLTAKNIKEGRRGTIWGGFLKLLPVFLFLIPGVVALVLKQRGQLEWDSPDQAFPILMSNLLPSGLRGLVAAGLLAALMSSLASVFNSCSTLFTVDIYKKLKPNTPENKLVKIGQIATGIVVICGILWIPIMANISGVLYEYLQSVQSYIAPPITAIFLLGIFLKRINANGAYTTLVVGLIVAAFRITLELVKEDLSGFLFYLADMNFLTFSAYFFLFCVALAIIVSLATAAPSREKVAGLTFGTLSEEDKKSNKTSYGWVDVAASLVVLVIVISIMIYFNGQ from the coding sequence ATGAAAACACTAGACACCCTCGACTGGGTATTTATTGGTATTTATTTTTTGGTTCTTTTTGGTGTGGCCGTCTGGGTGATACTCAAAAAGCAGAAAAACACAGAAGATTACTTTTTGGCGGGAAGAAATGTGGGATGGTTCGTTGTAGGAGCTTCAATTTTTGCTTCTAACATCGGGTCAGAGCACGTGGTAGGACTGGCAGGAGCTGGTGCGGGCGATAAATTCCCTATGCTTATTTATGAGCTTCATGCCTGGGTAGTACTTATGTTGGGCTGGGTGTTTTTGCCTTTCTATGCAAGAAGTGGTGTTTTTACTATGCCGGAGTTCTTAGAGAAGAGATTCAGTTCAAAATCCAGATGGTTGCTCTCAGTATTTTCGCTTTTAGCTTATGTGTTAACTAAAATATCCGTAACCATCTATGCTGGTGGAGTAGTAGTATCATCTCTATTAGGCATTAACTTCTGGGTAGGTGCTTTAGCTACGGTTATTTTAACAGGAGCATACACCATTCTTGGTGGAATGCGAGCGGTGGTTTATACCGAAACACTTCAAACTGTGGTGCTAATTATTGGCGCAGCTACCCTTACAGTAATGGGTTTGAATGCGGTAGGTGGTTTTGAGAGTATGAAAGATACCTTAGGTCCAGAGTATTTTAACATGTGGCGTCCTGCTACAGATCCTGATTTCCCATGGCCTAGTTTATTCTTCAGTAGCACCATTGTAGGTATATGGTATTGGTGTACAGATCAGTACATTGTGCAGCGTGTGCTTACTGCTAAAAATATAAAAGAGGGTAGAAGAGGTACTATTTGGGGCGGTTTCCTTAAGCTTTTACCGGTATTCTTATTCCTTATTCCTGGTGTGGTGGCTTTGGTGCTAAAACAGAGAGGTCAATTAGAATGGGATTCACCAGATCAGGCTTTTCCTATTCTTATGAGTAATCTATTGCCATCAGGGCTTAGAGGGTTGGTAGCTGCAGGGCTTTTAGCAGCTTTGATGAGTTCTTTAGCTTCTGTTTTTAACTCTTGTTCAACATTATTTACAGTTGATATTTATAAGAAATTAAAACCTAATACTCCTGAAAATAAGCTGGTTAAGATCGGGCAGATAGCTACTGGTATTGTGGTGATCTGTGGTATCCTTTGGATTCCTATCATGGCCAATATCTCAGGGGTATTGTATGAATATTTGCAAAGTGTACAGAGTTATATTGCTCCACCTATTACGGCTATATTTTTATTAGGAATATTCTTAAAAAGAATCAATGCCAATGGTGCTTATACCACATTGGTAGTAGGACTTATAGTGGCAGCTTTCAGAATAACACTAGAACTAGTAAAAGAGGATTTAAGTGGCTTCCTATTCTATCTGGCGGACATGAATTTCCTTACTTTCAGTGCCTATTTCTTCCTGTTCTGCGTGGCCTTGGCCATTATAGTGAGTTTGGCTACTGCGGCGCCATCCAGAGAGAAAGTGGCTGGTCTTACTTTCGGTACACTTTCAGAAGAAGATAAAAAGAGCAATAAAACCAGCTATGGCTGGGTAGATGTAGCGGCATCATTAGTGGTGCTGGTCATTGTTATCAGTATTATGATATACTTTAACGGTCAATAG
- a CDS encoding tetratricopeptide repeat protein, with protein sequence MYYPKTIVILLAILLSEVCHSEPRKPSKFPFKELNTMSVHDPSAALSALREMDFDNLSKADKAFYNNIKGKAYAFSEHYDSAKLYLIESKSAFQKLIRVWKIEYPGKQPGEYIFQLQEGEANAYLWLGELHRLQSQPKMAISEFESAIKIFSDLSSVPIKDMSSRVTLMRAFTDEKISMTYENDGNFKKAILHGLSANETFIAKESSELTHNTERLAHNYLRIGNYDSATYYSEFMLENISRKDKGAEQTAYSFLGSAYAAKKDFEKAMPLLEESISYLESVEKSGILIDAYFYLGDCYIAQKSYSEGLEVAYKGLALAKEVHDLWEIQEAYKHLHHYYEDMAFYTGDVQHYEKTITYMEKSYTLKDSLVSIRSDNDMEELRIQYENENEDQNAQLQKQEKLLARAEMKNYILLGIIVVLAVLYIRNRIQKAKTV encoded by the coding sequence ATGTACTACCCAAAAACTATTGTCATCCTTCTGGCGATTTTACTGTCAGAGGTGTGTCATTCCGAACCCAGGAAACCCTCTAAATTTCCTTTTAAAGAACTGAACACCATGTCAGTTCACGATCCTTCTGCGGCTTTAAGCGCTCTTCGAGAGATGGATTTTGATAATCTCTCCAAGGCTGATAAAGCATTTTACAATAATATTAAAGGTAAAGCATATGCCTTTAGTGAGCACTATGACAGCGCTAAATTATACCTTATTGAATCAAAAAGCGCCTTTCAAAAACTTATACGCGTATGGAAGATAGAATACCCGGGAAAACAACCTGGTGAATATATTTTTCAGCTTCAAGAAGGTGAAGCCAATGCTTATTTATGGCTAGGAGAACTGCATAGGCTTCAATCACAGCCTAAAATGGCCATCTCTGAATTTGAATCGGCCATCAAAATTTTTAGTGACTTATCCTCTGTTCCTATTAAAGACATGAGCAGCAGAGTTACATTGATGAGAGCCTTCACCGATGAGAAGATAAGTATGACCTACGAGAACGACGGCAACTTTAAAAAAGCCATTTTGCATGGTCTTTCTGCAAATGAAACCTTCATAGCAAAAGAGTCATCGGAGCTCACTCACAATACGGAGAGACTAGCGCATAATTATTTAAGAATCGGCAACTATGACTCTGCCACATACTATTCTGAGTTTATGCTGGAAAACATTTCACGGAAAGACAAAGGTGCCGAACAGACGGCCTATTCCTTTCTAGGCTCTGCTTACGCTGCCAAGAAGGACTTTGAAAAAGCCATGCCTCTACTAGAAGAGTCAATATCCTATTTGGAATCCGTAGAAAAATCAGGAATACTCATAGATGCCTACTTTTATTTGGGCGATTGCTACATAGCTCAAAAGTCTTACTCAGAAGGGCTGGAGGTTGCCTATAAAGGACTTGCGCTTGCTAAAGAAGTTCATGACTTGTGGGAAATTCAGGAAGCCTATAAGCATCTCCATCACTATTATGAAGACATGGCTTTCTACACAGGAGATGTGCAACATTATGAAAAGACTATTACCTATATGGAAAAATCCTATACATTGAAAGATAGTCTGGTATCCATTCGGTCTGATAATGATATGGAAGAATTGCGGATTCAGTACGAAAACGAAAACGAGGATCAGAATGCTCAGCTCCAGAAACAAGAAAAATTGCTAGCAAGAGCAGAAATGAAAAATTATATTCTTCTTGGAATAATTGTGGTATTGGCTGTGCTTTATATCAGAAATAGAATACAAAAGGCTAAAACCGTATAA
- a CDS encoding GNAT family N-acetyltransferase — translation MNYSDNIFFEKAEIEDVKLLLNLAIKTFRDTYSDKNTKEDMEIYVASEFTPEKILSELENEDIEYHFAKIDDEIVGYLKVNFGDCQTEKDHPNTVELARVYVVKDYQGRKIGNSLIAKAMDIGRQRNAKYLWLGVWEENQKAIRFYERNGFTIFGKHSFLLGEDLQEDWLMKYDLQG, via the coding sequence ATGAATTATTCTGATAATATTTTCTTTGAAAAGGCTGAGATTGAGGACGTTAAGTTATTATTGAATTTAGCCATCAAGACATTTCGTGATACGTATTCCGATAAAAACACCAAGGAAGATATGGAGATTTATGTGGCTAGTGAGTTTACACCTGAAAAGATCTTATCAGAGTTAGAAAATGAAGATATTGAATACCACTTTGCCAAAATAGATGATGAAATAGTTGGCTACCTAAAAGTGAATTTTGGTGATTGCCAAACAGAGAAGGATCATCCGAATACTGTGGAGCTCGCCAGAGTTTATGTGGTAAAGGATTATCAGGGGCGGAAAATTGGTAACTCTTTAATTGCCAAGGCTATGGATATTGGAAGACAGCGAAATGCCAAATACCTTTGGTTAGGAGTATGGGAGGAAAATCAGAAGGCCATCAGGTTCTACGAAAGGAATGGCTTTACCATTTTTGGCAAGCATTCTTTTCTGCTAGGAGAGGACCTGCAAGAAGATTGGCTGATGAAGTATGATCTTCAGGGATAG
- a CDS encoding HAD family hydrolase, protein MSPKHNFAAIFDMDGVIADTNPYHQKTIKEFCQKYGKEVTEDFLREKVYGRTNADWIPAIFEGIEDDQMHAYADEKEAMFREVYKTDLVPVKGLKAFLDHLKRDHIKMAVGTSAPMENAEFILQGLDIEDYFHTILHSAHVTKSKPDPQIYLKACHAVGYDPKNCIVFEDSLSGVQAGKAAGCKVVGITTTHSEQELKHCDLIIRDFSNLTPSILDGLF, encoded by the coding sequence ATGTCTCCAAAACATAACTTCGCTGCCATCTTCGATATGGATGGCGTTATCGCTGACACCAATCCTTACCACCAAAAAACCATCAAAGAGTTTTGCCAGAAGTACGGCAAAGAGGTAACTGAAGATTTTCTGAGAGAAAAGGTATATGGTCGTACTAATGCTGACTGGATCCCAGCCATATTCGAGGGCATAGAGGATGATCAAATGCATGCTTACGCTGATGAAAAGGAGGCTATGTTTCGTGAAGTATACAAAACAGATCTGGTACCCGTAAAAGGGCTAAAAGCTTTCTTAGATCATCTTAAAAGAGATCATATCAAAATGGCCGTTGGTACTTCCGCCCCTATGGAGAATGCAGAATTCATTTTGCAAGGGTTGGATATTGAGGATTACTTCCACACCATCTTGCACTCAGCGCATGTCACCAAAAGCAAACCAGATCCTCAGATTTACCTAAAGGCCTGCCACGCCGTGGGCTACGATCCTAAAAACTGTATTGTATTTGAAGATTCTCTTTCAGGAGTGCAAGCTGGAAAAGCAGCTGGTTGTAAAGTAGTAGGTATTACCACCACTCATTCCGAGCAAGAGCTGAAGCATTGTGATCTGATCATCCGTGATTTCAGCAATCTTACTCCTTCTATTTTGGATGGGCTTTTTTGA